A single genomic interval of Mycteria americana isolate JAX WOST 10 ecotype Jacksonville Zoo and Gardens chromosome 20, USCA_MyAme_1.0, whole genome shotgun sequence harbors:
- the LAMB3 gene encoding laminin subunit beta-3 isoform X4 — MHVLSQVRQLRVKSQERREPALRGLLRLQIGCRVARAVAVSQGRARRRGDREHRGDRGRCSRSRGEEGRRVLGGMESRCQLWPWALFVLLAAPRLLGAQRACSQGACYPPAGDLLLGRAHHLRASSTCGLTKPETYCTPHGEWSMRCCRCDSRLPHAYNGHRVENVLSSAGHSRWWQSQNGIERVSLQLDLDQTFQLGSILLHFRSPLPVGMLIERSTDFGKTWEVYRYLASDCAAAFPHIPRGSPESWQDARCQALQGHPLHGGKVKFSVQDLGSTITTSYSQTIDKLGQFTNLRINFTRLPHIVRQGYRSPSSFYAVTEMQVLGSCFCHGHADRCAPSGDLHAAVHGHCVCQHNTAGPNCDRCATLYNDRPWAPAEDNDPHECQRCNCNGHSTSCHFDAELYRASGGASGGVCDNCQHNTEGNNCERCRTNYFRNQRQDLAHPEACLPCECDPDGTVPGSICDPLTGRCVCKENVQGDRCHLCKPGFAQLANANPMGCRRCTCNVLGTRQDMPCDDETGRCFCLPSVVGNNCDQCAAEHWDIGSGRGCQPCGCHPRGSRSPHCNQFTGQCPCREGFTGRTCSATQEQVCPDRHYGDVRAGCTECDCDFQGTEDVGCDKTTGQCLCRPGVMGPRCDQCQRGHCSTYPGCELCHPCFRTYDGDIQRLRLRQAGLGNSTARLPLGSGGSRFGPRLSQAEGNVQQAQGILGRSSAAEQSLAQVGSVLAAIRERVQGINPDLRFLDETASLSRELKALNSSLLITNTQYQSKKTQFETSRSTDLSGAFKTIRSAYETSTNASSLVASASGLLAESRESRRRAAGLEGGLAESTSKLLTLKGAIASSPNLTPVINKICGGFRAETCTPAQCEGLLCPRDNSTACGAGRPCRGIFPLSSGALAMAGEAAREFRSLSARLQETARLIKTTETSANQIQSNTRRLVDQMSVTRTQIEGDVRHIQQFIQQVRSFLSDEDVDPATVQEISESVLSLRLPTDAAAVLRKMTEIQNLATKLQCPESILAQTAEDIAKAKKLQQEAEQARNRANAMEGSVEEVLANLRRANTVLLEAQGAIRGSGSSLRFIQERVDEIEAVLGPAEKNVKSIAGQLDGLMERLSQLQRGANQNRLRATDAQQTAGEAGEQARSAQQAFEQVKQMYAELKRRMEQSPALGEQGSRVQSIDLEAQALFEETLAMMLRMEILEMEIQESNKALMSKSARLSGLEEQVGRIRDTINKQVAYYESCS; from the exons AT GCACGTTCTTTCCCAGGTGAGGCAGCTGCGTGTTAAaagccaggagaggagagagccAGCGCTCAGAGGGCTCTTGCGGTTGCAGATCGGCTGCCGGGTGGCGAGAGCCGTCGCTGTGAGCCAGGGACGTGCGAGACGCCGCGGGGACCGGGAACACCGCGGGGACCGGGGACGGTGCTCCCGCTCACGTGGGGAAGAGGGCAG GCGTGTCCTTGGCGGTATGGAGTCTCGCTGCCAGCTTTGGCCATGGGCATTATTTGTCCTTCTGG CTGCCCCGCGGCTGCTGGGCGCCCAGCGAGCCTGCTCCCAGGGAGCCTGCTACCCCCCGGCCGGGGACCTCCTGCTGGGACGAGCCCATCACCTGAGAGCCTCCTCCACCTGCGGCCTCACCAAGCCCGAGACGTACTGCACGCCCCACGGAGAG TGGAGCATGAGATGCTGCAGGTGCGACTCGCGGCTGCCGCACGCCTACAACGGCCACCGCGTGGAGAACGTCCTGTCCTCCGCCGGGCACTCGCGCTGGTGGCAGTCCCAGAACG GCATCGAGCGCGTCTCTTTGCAGCTGGACCTGGACCAGACATTCCAGCTCGGCAGCATCCTACTTCACTTCAGG tcGCCGCTGCCTGTCGGAATGCTGATTGAGCGCTCCACCGACTTCGGCAAGACCTGGGAGGTGTACCGGTACCTGGCCTCCGACTgcgccgccgccttcccccaCATCCCCCGGGGCTCCCCTGAGAGCTGGCAGGACGCTCGGTGCCAGGCGCTGCAGGGGCACCCTTTGCACGGGGGCAAG GTGAAATTCAGTGTCCAAGACCTGGGATCTACCATCACTACCTCTTACAGCCAGACCATCGATA AGCTGGGGCAGTTCACCAACCTGCGGATCAACTTCACCAGGCTCCCCCACATTGTGCGCCAGGGCTACCGCTCGCCCAGCAGCTTCTACGCTGTGACAGAGAtgcaggtgctggggagctgcttctGCCACGGACACGCCGACCGCTGCGCCCCTTCGGGAGACCTGCATGCCGCG GTCCACGGGCACTGCGTGTGTCAGCACAACACTGCCGGTCCCAACTGCGATCGCTGCGCCACCCTCTACAACGACCGGCCGTGGGCACCCGCGGAGGACAACGATCCCCATGAGTGCCAGA GGTGCAACTGCAACGGTCACTCGACCTCGTGCCACTTCGACGCGGAGCTGTACCGGGCCAGCGGAGGGGCGAGCGGGGGCGTCTGTGACAATTGCCAGCACAACACCGAAGGCAACAACTGCGAGCGCTGCAGAACTAACTATTTTCGCAACCAGCGGCAAGATCTCGCTCATCCCGAAGCCTGTCTGC CCTGCGAGTGCGACCCGGACGGCACCGTGCCAGGCTCCATCTGCGACCCGCTGACAGGGCGCTGCGTCTGCAAGGAGAACGTGCAGGGCGACCGCTGCCACCTCTGCAAGCCGGGGTTCGCCCAGCTGGCCAACGCCAACCCCATGGGGTGCCGCA GATGCACCTGCAATGTGCTGGGAACGCGGCAGGACATGCCCTGCGACGACGAGACGGGGAGGTGCTTCTGCCTGCCCAGCGTGGTGGGGAACAACTGCGACCAGTGTGCAGCCGAGCACTGGGACATAGGGAGCGGgcggggctgccagccctgcggctGCCACCCGCGTGGCTCCCGCAGCCCCCACTGCAACCAG ttcACAGGACAGTGTCCGTGCAGAGAAGGCTTCACGGGACGGACGTGCTCTgccacgcaggagcaggtttgccCAGACAGGCACTACGGAGACGTCCGGGCAGGGTGCACAG AGTGTGACTGTGACTTCCAGGGCACAGAGGACGTGGGGTGTGACAAGACCACGGGCCAATGCCTCTGCCGCCCGGGTGTCATGGGCCCCCGCTGTGACCAGTGCCAGCGGGGCCACTGCAGCACCTACCCCGGCTGCGAGCTGTGCCACCCCTGCTTCCGCACCTACGACGGGGACATCCAGCGCCTGCGCCTGCGCCAGGCTGGCCTCGGCAACTCCACCGCACGGCTGCCCCTCGGGAGCGGGGGCTCCCGCTTCGGCCCGCGCCTCTCGCAGGCGGAGGGCAACGTGCAGCAGGCGCAGGGCATCCTCGGCCGCTCTTCTGCggcagagcagagcctggcccAGGTGGGCAGCGTGCTCGCTGCGATCAG AGAGCGGGTCCAAGGTATAAATCCTGATCTTCGTTTTCTGGATGAGACTGCCTCTCTGTCGAGGGAGCTCAAAGCCCTCAACAGCAGCTTGCTCATCACTAACACCCAGTATCAGAGCAAGAAGACCCAGTTTGAAACGAGCCGCAGCACAGATCTGTCAG GAGCCTTCAAGACAATCCGATCTGCTTACGAGACATCCACCAATGCTAGCAGCCTTGTGGCCAGCGCCTCCGGGCTGCTGGCCGAGTCCCGGGAGAGCCGCAGGAGAGCCGCGGGGCTGGAAGGGGGGCTTGCGGAGTCCACCTCCAAGCTGCTGACCCTGAAGGGCGCGATAGCTTCGTCTCCCAACCTGACCCCTGTCATAAATAAG aTCTGCGGTGGCTTCCGAGCGGAGACGTGCACGCCTGCCCAGTGCGAGGGGCTGCTCTGCCCGCGAGACAACAGCACTGCCTGCGGGGCCGGCCGCCCCTGCCGCGGCATCTTCCCGCTGTCGAGCGGGGCCCTCGCCATGGCCGGGGAAGCCGCCAGGGAGTTTCGCAGCCTGAGCGCCCGGCTCCAGGAGACGGCACGGCTG ATTAAAACAACAGAGACGTCTGCAAATCAGATTCAAAGCAACACTCGGCGGCTCGTGGACCAGATGAGCGTAACAAGGACCCAGATAGAAGGGGATGTCCGGCACATCCAGCAGTTCATCCAGCAAGTCCGAAGCTTCTTGTCAG ACGAGGACGTGGACCCTGCCACGGTCCAGGAAATCAGTGAGTCTGTTCTCTCCCTACGTCTCCCCACGGATGCTGCCGCAGTCCTGAGAAAAATGACTGAGATCCAAAATTTGGCGACTAAGCTGCAGTGCCCGGAGAGCATACTTGCCCAGACGGCCGAGGACATTGCTAAGGCCAAGAAGCTTCAGCAGGAGGCAGAACAAGCCAG GAACCGGGCGAATGCCATGGAGGGCAGCGTGGAAGAGGTGCTTGCGAATCTGCGACGAGCAAACACGGTGCTCCTGGAGGCCCAGGGTGCTATCAGGGGCTCTGGCTCTTCCCTCCGGTTCATCCAGGAGCGTGTTGATGAA ATCGAGGCTGTGCTTGGTCCAGCTGAGAAGAACGTGAAGTCCATTGCGGGCCAGCTGGACGGGCTGATGGAGAGACTCTCACAGCTGCAGCGTGGAGCGAACCAGAACCGCCTGCGGGCCACCGACGCGCAGCAGACGGCCGGGGAGGCGGGCGAGCAGGCCAGGAGCGCGCAGCAG GCTTTCGAACAAGTGAAACAAATGTACGCGGAGCTGAAGAGAAGGATGGAGCAGAGCCCGGctctgggagagcagggcagcagggtgCAAAGCATAGACCTGGAGGCACAGGCTCTGTTTGAGGAAACTTTGGCCATGATGCTCAGGATGGAAA TTTTAGAGATGGAAATTCAGGAAAGCAACAAGGCTCTGATGTCCAAGTCAGCCAGGCTGTCGGGCCTGGAGGAGCAGGTGGGAAGGATCCGGGACACCATCAACAAGCAAGTCGCCTACTACGAGAGCTGCTCCTGA
- the LAMB3 gene encoding laminin subunit beta-3 isoform X3 — protein sequence MHVLSQVRQLRVKSQERREPALRGLLRLQIGCRVARAVAVSQGRARRRGDREHRGDRGRCSRSRGEEGRRVLGGMESRCQLWPWALFVLLAAPRLLGAQRACSQGACYPPAGDLLLGRAHHLRASSTCGLTKPETYCTPHGEWSMRCCRCDSRLPHAYNGHRVENVLSSAGHSRWWQSQNGIERVSLQLDLDQTFQLGSILLHFRSPLPVGMLIERSTDFGKTWEVYRYLASDCAAAFPHIPRGSPESWQDARCQALQGHPLHGGKVKFSVQDLGSTITTSYSQTIDKLGQFTNLRINFTRLPHIVRQGYRSPSSFYAVTEMQVLGSCFCHGHADRCAPSGDLHAAQVHGHCVCQHNTAGPNCDRCATLYNDRPWAPAEDNDPHECQRCNCNGHSTSCHFDAELYRASGGASGGVCDNCQHNTEGNNCERCRTNYFRNQRQDLAHPEACLPCECDPDGTVPGSICDPLTGRCVCKENVQGDRCHLCKPGFAQLANANPMGCRRCTCNVLGTRQDMPCDDETGRCFCLPSVVGNNCDQCAAEHWDIGSGRGCQPCGCHPRGSRSPHCNQFTGQCPCREGFTGRTCSATQEQVCPDRHYGDVRAGCTECDCDFQGTEDVGCDKTTGQCLCRPGVMGPRCDQCQRGHCSTYPGCELCHPCFRTYDGDIQRLRLRQAGLGNSTARLPLGSGGSRFGPRLSQAEGNVQQAQGILGRSSAAEQSLAQVGSVLAAIRERVQGINPDLRFLDETASLSRELKALNSSLLITNTQYQSKKTQFETSRSTDLSGAFKTIRSAYETSTNASSLVASASGLLAESRESRRRAAGLEGGLAESTSKLLTLKGAIASSPNLTPVINKICGGFRAETCTPAQCEGLLCPRDNSTACGAGRPCRGIFPLSSGALAMAGEAAREFRSLSARLQETARLIKTTETSANQIQSNTRRLVDQMSVTRTQIEGDVRHIQQFIQQVRSFLSDEDVDPATVQEISESVLSLRLPTDAAAVLRKMTEIQNLATKLQCPESILAQTAEDIAKAKKLQQEAEQARNRANAMEGSVEEVLANLRRANTVLLEAQGAIRGSGSSLRFIQERVDEIEAVLGPAEKNVKSIAGQLDGLMERLSQLQRGANQNRLRATDAQQTAGEAGEQARSAQQAFEQVKQMYAELKRRMEQSPALGEQGSRVQSIDLEAQALFEETLAMMLRMEILEMEIQESNKALMSKSARLSGLEEQVGRIRDTINKQVAYYESCS from the exons AT GCACGTTCTTTCCCAGGTGAGGCAGCTGCGTGTTAAaagccaggagaggagagagccAGCGCTCAGAGGGCTCTTGCGGTTGCAGATCGGCTGCCGGGTGGCGAGAGCCGTCGCTGTGAGCCAGGGACGTGCGAGACGCCGCGGGGACCGGGAACACCGCGGGGACCGGGGACGGTGCTCCCGCTCACGTGGGGAAGAGGGCAG GCGTGTCCTTGGCGGTATGGAGTCTCGCTGCCAGCTTTGGCCATGGGCATTATTTGTCCTTCTGG CTGCCCCGCGGCTGCTGGGCGCCCAGCGAGCCTGCTCCCAGGGAGCCTGCTACCCCCCGGCCGGGGACCTCCTGCTGGGACGAGCCCATCACCTGAGAGCCTCCTCCACCTGCGGCCTCACCAAGCCCGAGACGTACTGCACGCCCCACGGAGAG TGGAGCATGAGATGCTGCAGGTGCGACTCGCGGCTGCCGCACGCCTACAACGGCCACCGCGTGGAGAACGTCCTGTCCTCCGCCGGGCACTCGCGCTGGTGGCAGTCCCAGAACG GCATCGAGCGCGTCTCTTTGCAGCTGGACCTGGACCAGACATTCCAGCTCGGCAGCATCCTACTTCACTTCAGG tcGCCGCTGCCTGTCGGAATGCTGATTGAGCGCTCCACCGACTTCGGCAAGACCTGGGAGGTGTACCGGTACCTGGCCTCCGACTgcgccgccgccttcccccaCATCCCCCGGGGCTCCCCTGAGAGCTGGCAGGACGCTCGGTGCCAGGCGCTGCAGGGGCACCCTTTGCACGGGGGCAAG GTGAAATTCAGTGTCCAAGACCTGGGATCTACCATCACTACCTCTTACAGCCAGACCATCGATA AGCTGGGGCAGTTCACCAACCTGCGGATCAACTTCACCAGGCTCCCCCACATTGTGCGCCAGGGCTACCGCTCGCCCAGCAGCTTCTACGCTGTGACAGAGAtgcaggtgctggggagctgcttctGCCACGGACACGCCGACCGCTGCGCCCCTTCGGGAGACCTGCATGCCGCG CAGGTCCACGGGCACTGCGTGTGTCAGCACAACACTGCCGGTCCCAACTGCGATCGCTGCGCCACCCTCTACAACGACCGGCCGTGGGCACCCGCGGAGGACAACGATCCCCATGAGTGCCAGA GGTGCAACTGCAACGGTCACTCGACCTCGTGCCACTTCGACGCGGAGCTGTACCGGGCCAGCGGAGGGGCGAGCGGGGGCGTCTGTGACAATTGCCAGCACAACACCGAAGGCAACAACTGCGAGCGCTGCAGAACTAACTATTTTCGCAACCAGCGGCAAGATCTCGCTCATCCCGAAGCCTGTCTGC CCTGCGAGTGCGACCCGGACGGCACCGTGCCAGGCTCCATCTGCGACCCGCTGACAGGGCGCTGCGTCTGCAAGGAGAACGTGCAGGGCGACCGCTGCCACCTCTGCAAGCCGGGGTTCGCCCAGCTGGCCAACGCCAACCCCATGGGGTGCCGCA GATGCACCTGCAATGTGCTGGGAACGCGGCAGGACATGCCCTGCGACGACGAGACGGGGAGGTGCTTCTGCCTGCCCAGCGTGGTGGGGAACAACTGCGACCAGTGTGCAGCCGAGCACTGGGACATAGGGAGCGGgcggggctgccagccctgcggctGCCACCCGCGTGGCTCCCGCAGCCCCCACTGCAACCAG ttcACAGGACAGTGTCCGTGCAGAGAAGGCTTCACGGGACGGACGTGCTCTgccacgcaggagcaggtttgccCAGACAGGCACTACGGAGACGTCCGGGCAGGGTGCACAG AGTGTGACTGTGACTTCCAGGGCACAGAGGACGTGGGGTGTGACAAGACCACGGGCCAATGCCTCTGCCGCCCGGGTGTCATGGGCCCCCGCTGTGACCAGTGCCAGCGGGGCCACTGCAGCACCTACCCCGGCTGCGAGCTGTGCCACCCCTGCTTCCGCACCTACGACGGGGACATCCAGCGCCTGCGCCTGCGCCAGGCTGGCCTCGGCAACTCCACCGCACGGCTGCCCCTCGGGAGCGGGGGCTCCCGCTTCGGCCCGCGCCTCTCGCAGGCGGAGGGCAACGTGCAGCAGGCGCAGGGCATCCTCGGCCGCTCTTCTGCggcagagcagagcctggcccAGGTGGGCAGCGTGCTCGCTGCGATCAG AGAGCGGGTCCAAGGTATAAATCCTGATCTTCGTTTTCTGGATGAGACTGCCTCTCTGTCGAGGGAGCTCAAAGCCCTCAACAGCAGCTTGCTCATCACTAACACCCAGTATCAGAGCAAGAAGACCCAGTTTGAAACGAGCCGCAGCACAGATCTGTCAG GAGCCTTCAAGACAATCCGATCTGCTTACGAGACATCCACCAATGCTAGCAGCCTTGTGGCCAGCGCCTCCGGGCTGCTGGCCGAGTCCCGGGAGAGCCGCAGGAGAGCCGCGGGGCTGGAAGGGGGGCTTGCGGAGTCCACCTCCAAGCTGCTGACCCTGAAGGGCGCGATAGCTTCGTCTCCCAACCTGACCCCTGTCATAAATAAG aTCTGCGGTGGCTTCCGAGCGGAGACGTGCACGCCTGCCCAGTGCGAGGGGCTGCTCTGCCCGCGAGACAACAGCACTGCCTGCGGGGCCGGCCGCCCCTGCCGCGGCATCTTCCCGCTGTCGAGCGGGGCCCTCGCCATGGCCGGGGAAGCCGCCAGGGAGTTTCGCAGCCTGAGCGCCCGGCTCCAGGAGACGGCACGGCTG ATTAAAACAACAGAGACGTCTGCAAATCAGATTCAAAGCAACACTCGGCGGCTCGTGGACCAGATGAGCGTAACAAGGACCCAGATAGAAGGGGATGTCCGGCACATCCAGCAGTTCATCCAGCAAGTCCGAAGCTTCTTGTCAG ACGAGGACGTGGACCCTGCCACGGTCCAGGAAATCAGTGAGTCTGTTCTCTCCCTACGTCTCCCCACGGATGCTGCCGCAGTCCTGAGAAAAATGACTGAGATCCAAAATTTGGCGACTAAGCTGCAGTGCCCGGAGAGCATACTTGCCCAGACGGCCGAGGACATTGCTAAGGCCAAGAAGCTTCAGCAGGAGGCAGAACAAGCCAG GAACCGGGCGAATGCCATGGAGGGCAGCGTGGAAGAGGTGCTTGCGAATCTGCGACGAGCAAACACGGTGCTCCTGGAGGCCCAGGGTGCTATCAGGGGCTCTGGCTCTTCCCTCCGGTTCATCCAGGAGCGTGTTGATGAA ATCGAGGCTGTGCTTGGTCCAGCTGAGAAGAACGTGAAGTCCATTGCGGGCCAGCTGGACGGGCTGATGGAGAGACTCTCACAGCTGCAGCGTGGAGCGAACCAGAACCGCCTGCGGGCCACCGACGCGCAGCAGACGGCCGGGGAGGCGGGCGAGCAGGCCAGGAGCGCGCAGCAG GCTTTCGAACAAGTGAAACAAATGTACGCGGAGCTGAAGAGAAGGATGGAGCAGAGCCCGGctctgggagagcagggcagcagggtgCAAAGCATAGACCTGGAGGCACAGGCTCTGTTTGAGGAAACTTTGGCCATGATGCTCAGGATGGAAA TTTTAGAGATGGAAATTCAGGAAAGCAACAAGGCTCTGATGTCCAAGTCAGCCAGGCTGTCGGGCCTGGAGGAGCAGGTGGGAAGGATCCGGGACACCATCAACAAGCAAGTCGCCTACTACGAGAGCTGCTCCTGA